In Pedobacter sp. W3I1, one DNA window encodes the following:
- a CDS encoding DUF4251 domain-containing protein — MKRLNLILSLALLSLGLQSFSQTNKETTLKIVADKNYTFVANTAMPMSNNDINRVLAMMPGSQGGSSINLTGSQYDVRVTKDSIVAYLPYFGRSFSAPMDPTQGGIKFTSKDFTYTESKNKKGSYTIQINTKDVKRENYRFTINISTNGYASLTASSVNKQPIIFNGYLDEPKKKD, encoded by the coding sequence ATGAAACGTTTAAATTTAATATTGAGCCTTGCACTTCTTTCGCTTGGACTTCAATCTTTTTCTCAAACCAATAAAGAAACTACTTTGAAAATTGTAGCAGATAAAAATTATACTTTTGTTGCCAATACCGCCATGCCGATGTCGAACAATGACATTAACAGAGTATTAGCGATGATGCCTGGTAGTCAGGGTGGTTCTTCTATAAACCTGACGGGTTCGCAATACGATGTGAGGGTTACCAAAGACAGTATTGTGGCTTATTTGCCTTATTTTGGAAGATCTTTTTCTGCTCCGATGGATCCTACACAGGGTGGTATTAAATTTACCTCAAAAGATTTTACCTATACAGAATCGAAGAATAAAAAAGGATCGTACACCATCCAGATTAATACCAAGGATGTGAAAAGAGAAAATTATAGGTTTACCATCAACATCTCAACCAATGGTTATGCATCTTTAACGGCGAGCAGTGTAAATAAACAACCGATCATTTTTAACGGTTATTTAGATGAACCGAAGAAAAAGGATTAG
- a CDS encoding glutaminyl-peptide cyclotransferase, which translates to MHFGLKINLTKNLIFIGIALAFVSSCKDSSTTTYRSFLSPMTGLNVPSGNEFDVKVQFGPEQKVDSVVYLIDTVKIISKTDTSAIKLKTAGLKLGNHLLTAKIFGSGKSEDLTSNINVLAAQAPTEYTYKVIKTLPHDTSSYVEGLEYHDGFFYESAGDYGHSSLRKVEPSTGKILQKADLDKQYFGEGITVIGNKIIQLTYREKVGFVYDKATFKKLSEFSYTTGREGWGLAFDGEKVLNTDGSNTIFFLNKDTYQKVGSIDVFDNKGPIQNLNELEIIDGKIYANVYTTNDILIINPETGAVESKIDLSGLLPADYFKTEDEKANNVLNGIAYDKATKRLFVAGKKWPYIFQIELIKK; encoded by the coding sequence ATGCATTTTGGCCTGAAGATTAACCTTACTAAAAATTTAATATTTATCGGAATTGCACTTGCATTCGTAAGTTCTTGTAAAGACAGTTCTACCACAACTTACCGTAGCTTTCTTTCACCAATGACAGGTCTAAATGTTCCATCGGGAAACGAATTTGATGTGAAAGTGCAGTTCGGACCTGAACAAAAAGTAGACTCTGTAGTTTATTTAATCGATACGGTTAAGATCATCTCAAAAACTGATACTTCAGCTATCAAACTTAAAACAGCGGGTTTAAAATTGGGTAATCACTTATTAACAGCAAAAATATTTGGCTCAGGGAAATCAGAAGATTTAACCTCGAATATTAATGTGTTGGCAGCCCAGGCGCCAACGGAATATACCTACAAAGTGATCAAAACCTTGCCTCACGATACCTCCTCTTACGTAGAGGGTTTAGAATATCATGATGGCTTTTTCTATGAAAGTGCTGGGGATTACGGTCATTCCAGCTTACGTAAAGTAGAACCGTCTACAGGCAAAATCCTTCAGAAAGCAGATTTAGATAAGCAGTATTTTGGCGAAGGTATAACCGTGATCGGCAATAAGATTATTCAGTTAACTTACCGCGAAAAAGTTGGTTTTGTGTATGATAAAGCCACTTTCAAGAAATTATCTGAGTTTTCTTATACCACAGGTAGAGAAGGCTGGGGCCTGGCTTTTGATGGAGAGAAAGTATTGAATACCGATGGTTCGAATACCATCTTTTTCCTGAATAAAGATACCTATCAAAAAGTGGGTTCAATTGATGTTTTTGATAATAAAGGCCCAATTCAAAATTTAAATGAACTGGAAATCATTGACGGTAAAATTTATGCAAATGTTTACACCACCAATGATATTTTAATTATTAACCCAGAAACGGGTGCCGTAGAAAGCAAGATCGATTTATCAGGCTTATTGCCAGCCGATTACTTTAAAACCGAAGATGAAAAAGCCAATAATGTATTAAATGGCATCGCTTATGATAAAGCAACTAAAAGACTTTTTGTAGCAGGTAAAAAATGGCCATATATTTTTCAGATTGAACTGATTAAGAAATAA